Proteins found in one Verrucomicrobiia bacterium genomic segment:
- a CDS encoding NAD+ synthase encodes MKVDLTIDPVFVAGFLVDFLKREAGKFGFSKGVVGLSGGLDSSVSAFLAAKAYGPENVLGIMMPYKTSSPHSITDAEEVVKKTGIKSQKIEITAMVDAYLEQVPEADKVRRGNVMARCRMIILFDQSQKERALVIGTSNKSEAMLGYSTWFGDSASSINPLGDLYKTQERQLATYLGVPESVLKKKPSADLWAGQTVEGELGFTYELADQILYLLVDERWRADEIIEAGFPAETVKKIEKIVAASQYKRALPTIAKLSRRTVGIDFQLSRDWSR; translated from the coding sequence ATGAAAGTGGATTTGACCATCGACCCGGTCTTTGTGGCCGGATTTTTGGTCGATTTTCTAAAACGGGAAGCGGGGAAATTCGGCTTTTCCAAGGGGGTGGTCGGGCTTTCCGGCGGGCTGGATTCCTCCGTTTCCGCTTTTCTGGCAGCCAAAGCGTACGGGCCGGAAAACGTTTTGGGAATTATGATGCCGTACAAGACCTCCAGTCCCCATTCCATCACGGACGCCGAGGAAGTGGTGAAAAAAACCGGCATCAAAAGCCAGAAAATCGAGATTACGGCCATGGTGGATGCCTATTTGGAGCAGGTGCCGGAGGCGGACAAAGTCCGCCGGGGGAACGTGATGGCCCGCTGCCGGATGATTATCCTTTTTGACCAGTCGCAGAAGGAAAGGGCCTTGGTCATAGGAACTTCCAACAAAAGCGAAGCGATGCTGGGCTACAGCACCTGGTTCGGGGATTCCGCTTCTTCGATAAATCCGCTGGGGGATTTGTACAAAACACAGGAGCGGCAGCTGGCGACCTATTTGGGAGTGCCGGAAAGCGTTTTGAAGAAAAAACCCTCGGCCGATTTGTGGGCCGGGCAAACGGTGGAAGGGGAACTCGGATTCACCTACGAGCTGGCTGACCAGATACTGTATTTGCTGGTGGACGAACGTTGGCGCGCGGATGAAATCATCGAGGCCGGATTTCCAGCCGAAACGGTGAAGAAAATTGAAAAGATTGTGGCCGCCAGCCAGTACAAGAGGGCCTTGCCCACGATTGCCAAGCTTTCCCGCCGCACGGTGGGGATTGATTTTCAGCTCTCCCGCGACTGGAGCCGGTAG
- a CDS encoding SpoIID/LytB domain-containing protein: MKKITLILGSTALLAFLAGCGKPPRIEEKPTPEIAEFVKVRLPVTGDRFDVRSGGGWIFQLHRADSSEAWFETDSYFQIGRGKQFLWLKENGQKDFDSNVVWTLMRPRKEGQFIQFDGRNYRGEFWVTLDSFANIILVNKLGLEDYIKGVLPPEIGKRPAKEIEVLKAQAVAARTYTLSHLGQYPGKPWDMEADSRDQVYSGMEAEDPVCSRAVEETAGEAATFGGKFINAYYHSTCGGKTDYISSVWPHKPQESYLVPADDDTFCLWSKNFYWREGLSQRWLVDKISAFLKQHGRPELDKIAPVVDLAITERNSSGRVRILTVKTEKESYPLLADSIRWALGRPSSPSAQAILPSTLFDVETFRSREEILDSAVITGRGAGHGIGMCQTGAIGRARAGQSYKQILEHYYPGIRLERVRRFGSR; encoded by the coding sequence ATGAAGAAAATCACTTTGATACTTGGTTCCACGGCTCTTTTGGCATTCCTTGCGGGCTGCGGCAAGCCCCCCCGGATAGAAGAAAAACCGACCCCGGAAATCGCGGAGTTCGTCAAAGTCCGGCTGCCGGTAACGGGCGACCGTTTTGATGTCCGATCCGGCGGGGGATGGATTTTTCAATTGCACCGGGCCGACTCCTCCGAGGCCTGGTTCGAAACCGATTCCTATTTCCAAATCGGCCGCGGCAAACAATTCCTCTGGTTGAAGGAAAACGGCCAAAAGGATTTCGACTCCAACGTAGTCTGGACGCTTATGCGCCCCAGAAAGGAAGGCCAATTTATTCAATTTGACGGCCGAAACTACCGCGGAGAGTTCTGGGTGACCCTCGATTCGTTTGCCAACATCATCCTGGTCAACAAGCTCGGTCTGGAAGATTACATTAAAGGGGTGCTTCCCCCGGAAATCGGCAAGCGCCCGGCCAAGGAAATCGAGGTTTTGAAGGCGCAGGCGGTGGCGGCCCGCACCTACACGCTCTCCCATCTCGGCCAATATCCCGGCAAGCCTTGGGATATGGAAGCAGATTCGCGCGATCAGGTCTACTCCGGAATGGAAGCGGAAGACCCGGTCTGCTCGCGGGCGGTGGAGGAGACCGCCGGGGAGGCCGCCACCTTCGGGGGAAAATTCATCAACGCCTACTACCACTCCACCTGCGGCGGCAAGACCGACTACATCTCCTCGGTCTGGCCCCACAAGCCGCAGGAGTCCTATCTCGTTCCGGCCGATGACGACACTTTCTGCCTCTGGTCAAAAAACTTCTACTGGCGGGAGGGGCTTTCCCAGCGCTGGCTGGTGGATAAAATCTCGGCCTTCCTGAAGCAGCACGGCCGTCCGGAACTGGACAAGATCGCCCCGGTTGTCGATCTGGCCATCACCGAGCGGAACAGTTCCGGGCGGGTCCGGATTTTGACGGTGAAAACGGAGAAGGAGAGTTATCCCCTTCTGGCCGATTCCATCCGCTGGGCCTTGGGGCGGCCCTCCTCCCCCAGTGCGCAGGCGATTCTCCCCTCCACCCTTTTCGACGTGGAAACGTTCCGCTCCCGTGAGGAAATCCTGGACAGCGCCGTCATCACCGGCCGGGGAGCCGGGCACGGCATTGGGATGTGCCAGACGGGGGCCATCGGCCGGGCCCGCGCCGGGCAAAGCTACAAGCAAATTCTGGAGCATTATTACCCCGGCATCCGTCTGGAACGGGTGCGCCGCTTCGGCAGCCGGTAA
- a CDS encoding glycoside hydrolase family 3 N-terminal domain-containing protein, translated as MLYGGFLCCGFEGLSVPAGFARFLREKKPGGVILFARNYESPAQLKTLSAELKSFSDTPPLIMVDQEGGMVVRFKEGFPELPPARAFGEGRDFAGLSAACRRTAEALKAAGVDMNLSPVVDVVTDPKNEYLKPRTFADDPFLVSQMAASAIEAFHAGGVLTCAKHFVALGDSAKDPHQILPQSNASKEQLEVVFFPPFRAAVEAGVDSLMSTHIRVPALDETVPVVFSRTALSLARVVLGFEGPILSDDLEMGAIAESWGVPEAAVLALSAGNDMALVCHSLEQQEGALEKIAKEAEKNDAFARQLTVSQKRLEALRAKRRV; from the coding sequence ATGCTCTACGGCGGCTTTCTTTGCTGCGGGTTTGAAGGGCTCTCCGTCCCGGCCGGTTTCGCCCGGTTCCTCCGGGAGAAAAAACCGGGCGGGGTGATTCTGTTTGCCCGCAACTACGAATCCCCGGCCCAGTTGAAGACCCTCTCGGCCGAACTGAAATCCTTCTCCGATACCCCTCCACTCATCATGGTGGATCAAGAGGGGGGGATGGTCGTCCGCTTCAAGGAGGGGTTTCCGGAACTGCCGCCCGCCCGCGCCTTCGGCGAAGGGCGGGATTTTGCCGGCCTTTCGGCCGCCTGCCGCCGGACGGCGGAGGCGTTGAAAGCCGCCGGGGTGGATATGAATCTTTCCCCGGTGGTGGACGTGGTCACCGATCCGAAAAACGAATATCTGAAACCCCGCACCTTCGCCGACGATCCGTTTCTTGTTTCCCAGATGGCCGCCTCGGCCATCGAGGCCTTCCACGCGGGCGGGGTTTTGACCTGCGCCAAGCATTTTGTCGCCTTGGGGGATTCGGCCAAAGACCCGCACCAGATTCTGCCGCAGTCGAACGCGTCGAAGGAGCAACTGGAGGTGGTTTTCTTCCCCCCTTTTCGTGCCGCGGTGGAAGCAGGGGTGGACTCGTTGATGTCCACCCATATCCGCGTCCCGGCTTTGGATGAAACCGTTCCGGTGGTCTTTTCCCGGACCGCCCTATCTCTGGCGCGGGTGGTTTTGGGTTTTGAAGGGCCGATTTTGTCCGATGACTTGGAAATGGGGGCCATCGCCGAAAGCTGGGGGGTGCCGGAAGCGGCCGTTTTGGCCCTTTCGGCCGGGAATGATATGGCTTTGGTCTGCCACTCCCTCGAGCAACAGGAGGGAGCTTTGGAAAAGATTGCCAAAGAGGCGGAAAAAAACGATGCTTTTGCCCGCCAGCTAACGGTCAGCCAAAAACGGTTGGAAGCCCTTCGGGCTAAACGAAGAGTATGA
- a CDS encoding efflux RND transporter periplasmic adaptor subunit yields the protein MLKKFIGLTGLVVFAVVATVAVMKWSGQTNESSAPEKSGVAASSIPSGMADWCAEHRVPESECTKCHPQLMETFKAKNDWCAEHALPESHCRLCNPDLKFPQEPPPAALLQLDMESEVSIFFPKNKTSCATDGAIIQFASVQTAQRAGLTVEPALSAETAPAVEAPAEIVFDETQTTIQTTTVPALVTRWLAKPGDAVEEGQILAELESPDMPGLKAELLEARAAWSVQEKEQKRMEQLKQKNLVSASAFEMSEAKAEETRASLARAEGLLRSAGLTTAEVESLAASRSITSKFFLRAQKSGVFMERKASLGNLLPAGTALALLSSGNSVWLEAQVREEELSKIKVGQKLEFLTDATGRQTSQGKVVWVARFLDSETRTGKVRAKMTSAFNELPPGRFGRAVIYTRSETKSVVVPKDAVQWEGCCNVVFVEESPDRYRPRKVEIEPADPEHYRVAGGLKPGEPVVVKGSYLLKTELKKSNIGAGCCGIEPTS from the coding sequence ATGCTTAAAAAATTTATCGGCCTAACCGGCCTTGTGGTCTTTGCTGTGGTCGCTACCGTAGCGGTCATGAAATGGTCCGGCCAAACGAACGAGTCGTCCGCACCGGAGAAATCCGGCGTTGCCGCTTCCTCCATCCCGTCCGGGATGGCCGACTGGTGCGCTGAACACCGCGTGCCGGAGTCGGAATGCACCAAATGCCATCCGCAATTGATGGAAACCTTCAAGGCTAAAAACGATTGGTGCGCGGAGCACGCCCTGCCGGAATCCCATTGCCGCTTATGCAATCCGGATTTGAAATTTCCGCAGGAGCCGCCTCCGGCTGCATTGCTTCAGTTGGATATGGAATCAGAGGTTTCCATTTTCTTTCCGAAAAACAAGACCAGTTGCGCCACGGACGGCGCCATCATCCAGTTCGCCTCTGTGCAAACGGCCCAACGCGCGGGGCTGACCGTCGAACCGGCGTTGTCTGCCGAGACTGCGCCCGCCGTGGAAGCTCCGGCGGAAATTGTCTTTGACGAGACCCAAACCACCATCCAAACGACTACCGTGCCTGCTCTGGTAACCCGCTGGCTGGCCAAACCGGGGGATGCCGTTGAGGAAGGCCAAATCCTGGCTGAATTGGAATCCCCAGATATGCCGGGTTTGAAAGCCGAACTTTTGGAAGCCCGCGCCGCCTGGTCGGTACAGGAAAAGGAACAGAAGCGAATGGAACAACTGAAACAAAAAAATCTGGTAAGCGCCAGCGCGTTTGAAATGAGTGAGGCCAAAGCCGAAGAAACCCGCGCCAGCTTGGCCCGGGCCGAAGGACTCTTGCGTTCGGCCGGCCTGACCACAGCAGAAGTTGAATCGCTCGCCGCAAGTCGTTCAATAACTTCCAAATTCTTTTTGCGCGCCCAAAAAAGCGGGGTGTTTATGGAACGCAAAGCTTCTCTGGGAAATCTTCTTCCCGCCGGAACGGCCCTGGCCCTGCTTTCCAGCGGCAATTCGGTTTGGCTGGAAGCGCAAGTTCGGGAAGAGGAACTAAGTAAGATAAAAGTCGGACAAAAACTGGAATTTCTGACCGATGCCACCGGCCGGCAAACCAGTCAGGGAAAAGTCGTCTGGGTGGCCCGTTTTCTGGATTCGGAGACCCGCACCGGCAAAGTGCGGGCTAAAATGACTTCCGCTTTCAATGAACTCCCCCCTGGGCGCTTCGGCCGGGCGGTCATCTACACTCGCTCGGAAACCAAATCCGTGGTGGTACCCAAAGACGCTGTTCAATGGGAGGGCTGCTGCAACGTGGTGTTCGTGGAGGAATCACCGGACCGCTACCGTCCCCGCAAGGTGGAAATCGAACCGGCCGACCCGGAGCATTACCGCGTGGCGGGCGGTCTTAAGCCGGGCGAACCGGTGGTGGTTAAGGGGAGCTATTTGTTGAAAACCGAACTGAAAAAAAGCAACATCGGCGCTGGTTGTTGCGGTATCGAGCCGACGTCGTAA
- a CDS encoding anhydro-N-acetylmuramic acid kinase: protein MSALFELLRNINAGRKVVGLGLMSGTSADGLDLALVEFSPKKTPRFLKGKTYPYPAGVRKKILEFQQTRQIFPEEAILFSQFLGEVWAGLVKRFLAATKALRPDFVASHGQTIRHLPEFRKFLGKRLRGSWQTGEAEVLAKKLGLVVVSDFRAGDVALGGSGAPLMPHVHRHLFSSPKKVRAVLNIGGLANLTFLGKKSFWASDTGPGNCLSDYLAQKFYGLSCDVRGRKAEQGRVSEKLLAALKGNRFFPRPFPKSTGREDFSAKWLEGILRSFQGMKKEDVLATIGTLTTWGVAEALRRNAREKLGEVYLAGGGAENLFFLNQLQKNLPGVSLHPAGDLGWPEESLEAAGFALLGWWCLAGVKIGETPVTGAKKRGVLGKVSQA, encoded by the coding sequence ATGAGTGCGCTTTTCGAACTGCTCCGGAATATAAACGCCGGCCGGAAAGTGGTTGGGTTGGGACTCATGTCCGGCACTTCGGCGGACGGGCTGGATTTGGCTTTGGTTGAGTTTTCCCCAAAAAAAACCCCCCGGTTTTTAAAGGGGAAAACGTATCCCTATCCGGCGGGCGTTCGGAAAAAAATATTGGAGTTTCAACAAACCCGCCAAATTTTTCCCGAAGAAGCGATTCTGTTTTCTCAATTTTTGGGAGAGGTCTGGGCCGGGTTGGTCAAGCGATTTTTGGCCGCAACCAAAGCTTTACGTCCGGACTTTGTCGCCTCCCACGGCCAGACCATCCGCCACCTTCCTGAATTTCGAAAATTTTTGGGAAAGCGGCTGCGGGGAAGCTGGCAGACCGGAGAAGCGGAGGTATTGGCCAAAAAATTGGGGCTCGTCGTCGTTTCCGATTTCCGCGCCGGCGACGTCGCCCTGGGGGGCTCCGGCGCGCCGTTGATGCCGCACGTACACCGGCATCTTTTCTCTTCCCCTAAAAAAGTTCGCGCCGTTTTGAATATCGGCGGCCTCGCCAATCTGACCTTTTTGGGGAAGAAATCGTTCTGGGCCTCGGATACCGGCCCGGGGAACTGCCTTTCCGATTACTTGGCGCAAAAGTTCTACGGGCTTTCCTGCGACGTTCGCGGCCGGAAAGCGGAGCAGGGAAGGGTATCGGAAAAACTTTTGGCCGCCTTGAAGGGAAACCGGTTCTTTCCCCGCCCGTTCCCCAAATCGACCGGCCGGGAGGATTTTTCTGCAAAATGGCTGGAGGGGATTTTGAGAAGTTTTCAAGGAATGAAAAAGGAAGACGTGCTGGCCACCATCGGGACCCTGACCACCTGGGGGGTGGCGGAAGCGCTCCGGCGCAACGCCCGCGAAAAATTGGGCGAAGTGTATCTGGCCGGCGGCGGGGCCGAAAATCTTTTTTTCTTAAACCAGTTGCAAAAAAACCTTCCCGGTGTTTCCTTGCACCCCGCCGGGGATTTGGGTTGGCCGGAGGAGAGCCTGGAAGCGGCCGGGTTCGCCCTCCTCGGCTGGTGGTGTCTCGCAGGCGTAAAAATTGGAGAGACCCCGGTTACCGGGGCTAAAAAGAGAGGCGTTTTGGGAAAGGTCTCGCAGGCATGA
- the lgt gene encoding prolipoprotein diacylglyceryl transferase has product MCPELFHIGPFALRTYGLALAASFFIGLYFIRRWGAKEGLDVNALSNLAFLVIAAGIVGARLGYVLFHLEEFKGNWTATFNPFQSGTFGIAGLNLYTGVILATAAGFYYMHKVKLPFWKTADIFAPTVAFGIFLTRIGCFLNGCCYGTPTALPWGVTFPPGSIPDAEFGAQAIHPTQLYSSLFGLILFGFLVWHNKRKKFDGSGFSILLMADSLFRFFIEFIRSYEPEMYLNLGAPHWTYNQWMAILLFAFGLVLWVQLRKRANPLPSTSP; this is encoded by the coding sequence ATGTGTCCTGAACTGTTTCACATCGGCCCCTTTGCCCTGCGCACCTACGGGCTGGCCTTGGCCGCCTCCTTTTTTATCGGGCTTTACTTCATCCGCCGCTGGGGAGCCAAGGAGGGGCTGGACGTAAACGCCCTTTCCAATCTTGCTTTTCTGGTAATCGCCGCGGGAATCGTCGGAGCGCGGCTGGGGTACGTGCTTTTTCATCTCGAGGAGTTCAAGGGGAACTGGACGGCCACGTTCAACCCCTTCCAGAGCGGCACCTTTGGCATTGCCGGGTTGAATTTGTACACCGGCGTCATTTTGGCCACGGCGGCCGGTTTTTACTACATGCACAAAGTCAAGCTCCCCTTCTGGAAAACGGCCGATATTTTTGCCCCGACCGTGGCCTTCGGCATTTTTTTGACCCGCATCGGCTGTTTTTTGAACGGCTGCTGCTACGGCACGCCGACCGCGCTCCCCTGGGGGGTCACTTTTCCCCCCGGCTCCATACCGGACGCCGAGTTCGGCGCCCAGGCGATTCACCCGACCCAGCTTTACAGTTCCCTTTTCGGTTTGATCCTGTTCGGATTTCTGGTCTGGCACAACAAACGGAAAAAATTCGACGGATCGGGTTTCTCGATTTTGCTGATGGCCGATTCGCTTTTCCGTTTCTTCATCGAGTTTATCCGTTCGTACGAACCGGAGATGTATTTGAATTTGGGCGCCCCGCATTGGACCTACAACCAGTGGATGGCGATTTTGCTGTTTGCCTTCGGTCTGGTTTTATGGGTGCAATTGCGGAAAAGGGCCAACCCCCTCCCCTCTACTTCTCCATGA
- a CDS encoding phosphatase PAP2 family protein, with product MRKRFYLLPIDWGLFAYLGFLSVSILLFHQRLPNWGWFLVFHGAMVGLVLLMAATLKESATGLKGLLRWGYLILLFTFLYEETGYLVHLFTDRWFDAQLIDFEYNLTGVIPSVWMAERANAWLTEIFMAGYFSYYFIIPLGALILWANRKTEAFQQLVLSVSIGFFISYALFLLYPVEGPRYHIPHLHPPPIEGPLFYHLVKFVIDKGAIHGGCMPSSHVAVAVLVLMCLYRGAKTWFWILLPFVMGLAVGTVYGRFHYVSDVAVGLAIAPAAFGLANRWLKSFYSRPHVS from the coding sequence GTGCGGAAACGGTTTTACCTCCTCCCCATCGACTGGGGGCTGTTCGCCTATCTCGGCTTTTTGAGCGTATCCATTCTGCTTTTCCATCAGCGGCTACCCAACTGGGGGTGGTTTTTGGTCTTTCACGGCGCCATGGTCGGCCTCGTTTTGCTTATGGCCGCCACCTTGAAGGAAAGCGCAACCGGCCTGAAGGGGCTTTTGCGCTGGGGGTATCTGATTCTGCTATTCACTTTTCTATATGAGGAGACCGGCTATCTGGTCCATCTTTTCACCGACCGCTGGTTCGATGCGCAGCTTATTGATTTCGAGTACAACCTGACTGGCGTAATCCCCTCCGTATGGATGGCCGAGCGGGCCAACGCCTGGCTGACCGAAATTTTTATGGCGGGGTATTTCTCCTACTATTTTATCATCCCCCTGGGGGCCTTGATTCTCTGGGCCAACCGGAAAACGGAGGCCTTTCAGCAACTGGTGCTTTCCGTCTCCATTGGGTTTTTCATCTCCTACGCTTTGTTTTTGCTCTATCCGGTGGAAGGGCCCCGCTATCACATTCCTCATCTGCATCCACCCCCAATCGAGGGCCCGCTCTTTTATCATCTTGTAAAATTCGTTATTGATAAAGGAGCCATTCACGGCGGCTGCATGCCCTCCAGCCACGTGGCGGTCGCCGTTCTGGTTTTGATGTGCTTGTACCGCGGAGCCAAAACCTGGTTTTGGATTCTGCTTCCCTTTGTGATGGGTCTGGCGGTGGGGACGGTGTACGGCCGGTTTCATTACGTTTCGGACGTCGCCGTCGGGCTGGCCATCGCTCCCGCCGCTTTCGGGCTTGCCAATCGCTGGCTCAAAAGCTTTTATTCGAGGCCGCATGTGTCCTGA
- a CDS encoding OmpA family protein — protein MKKGLLFLTGMLIFASAFGQPKPTGFGDLNQKLVFTPGAGLIFPVGDFDNANDMGFSLGGGLEYFVSSRLALSANYAYQSFGDPALGVNGESFHFLGLGARGLLFKDARLNPYIRLAGGLYQASGASKAGINGGPGILYRASENVGLWAEGNAHMIFDYAAGPASNTAHFLGVSAGLMLTIPTGRQKSQAIRRKPGEPPPTAIKEEKRQEPGVLAPAGEPEMELAPVYFDFDKYHLRSDAKETLERNLEILRQNPGWKIELEGHCDEIGTEEYNISLGWKRAEVVREFLVQSGLERDRFATISYGKMRPASLGLDEAARSKNRRVEFKIVAR, from the coding sequence ATGAAAAAAGGTCTTTTGTTTTTAACGGGTATGCTCATTTTTGCGAGCGCCTTCGGCCAGCCAAAACCCACCGGTTTCGGGGATTTGAACCAGAAGCTGGTTTTCACCCCGGGGGCGGGACTAATTTTTCCCGTCGGGGATTTTGACAACGCCAACGATATGGGATTCTCGCTCGGCGGCGGGCTGGAATACTTTGTCTCCTCCCGTTTGGCGCTTTCGGCCAACTACGCCTATCAATCCTTTGGCGACCCGGCTCTGGGAGTGAACGGCGAAAGCTTTCACTTTCTGGGATTGGGGGCGCGCGGGCTGCTCTTCAAGGATGCACGGCTGAACCCGTACATCCGGCTGGCAGGGGGGCTGTACCAGGCCTCCGGGGCCTCCAAGGCGGGTATCAACGGCGGGCCGGGAATTTTGTACCGGGCCTCCGAAAACGTCGGGCTCTGGGCGGAAGGGAACGCCCATATGATTTTTGACTATGCTGCCGGCCCGGCCTCCAACACGGCCCATTTTCTGGGGGTCTCCGCCGGGTTGATGCTGACGATCCCCACCGGCAGGCAGAAATCGCAGGCGATCCGCCGCAAACCGGGAGAGCCGCCGCCGACGGCCATCAAGGAGGAAAAACGGCAGGAACCGGGGGTCTTGGCGCCGGCCGGAGAACCAGAGATGGAACTTGCGCCGGTCTATTTCGATTTCGACAAATACCATCTGCGCTCCGACGCGAAAGAGACGCTGGAGAGAAACCTTGAAATTTTGCGGCAAAATCCCGGCTGGAAAATCGAACTGGAAGGACACTGCGACGAAATCGGCACGGAAGAGTACAACATCAGTTTGGGCTGGAAGCGGGCCGAAGTGGTGCGGGAGTTTTTGGTCCAATCCGGCCTCGAACGGGACCGCTTCGCCACCATCTCCTACGGCAAAATGCGCCCGGCCTCGCTCGGGCTGGATGAGGCCGCCCGCTCCAAAAACCGCCGGGTGGAATTCAAAATCGTCGCCCGGTAG
- a CDS encoding nitrilase-related carbon-nitrogen hydrolase, producing MADKVKIALAQIAPKLGDVKSNLELHLETIGKAQSEGADLVVFPELSLTGYLLKDMVPEVALRKNSPEIQKILKASEKIAVIFGLAEEDPSFVYYNSACFADGGKIVHMHRKVFLPTYGMFDEGRFFGEGTTLSAFNTRFGRFGLLICEEAWHSFCPYLLMLDGAILVANIANGTARGLEEKARMGSSAIWEKMNRFYSDLHGFYWIFANRVGFEDGVGFWGGSEIIDPAGKPEMKLPYFEEALQTAEISLGKVRRARLRTPLLRDEKLDFAINELLRIRGGNHSAQPPKLSREKTAPKRRKVKR from the coding sequence GTGGCGGACAAAGTCAAAATCGCCCTGGCCCAGATTGCCCCCAAGCTGGGGGACGTGAAGTCGAATCTGGAGCTGCATCTGGAAACCATAGGCAAAGCCCAAAGCGAAGGGGCCGATTTGGTGGTTTTTCCGGAGCTTTCGCTCACCGGTTATCTGCTCAAGGATATGGTGCCGGAAGTGGCTTTGCGGAAAAATTCTCCGGAAATCCAGAAAATACTGAAGGCCTCGGAAAAAATAGCCGTCATTTTTGGCTTGGCGGAGGAAGACCCTTCTTTCGTCTATTACAACTCCGCCTGTTTTGCGGATGGCGGCAAAATTGTCCATATGCACCGCAAGGTATTTCTGCCCACCTACGGGATGTTCGATGAGGGGCGCTTTTTCGGCGAAGGCACCACCCTTTCGGCCTTCAACACCCGCTTCGGGCGATTTGGCCTTTTAATCTGCGAGGAGGCCTGGCATTCGTTTTGCCCGTATCTTTTGATGCTGGACGGCGCCATCTTGGTGGCCAACATCGCCAACGGCACGGCACGCGGGCTGGAGGAAAAAGCCCGGATGGGCTCTTCCGCCATCTGGGAAAAAATGAACCGGTTTTACTCCGATTTGCACGGGTTCTACTGGATTTTCGCCAACCGGGTCGGCTTTGAGGACGGCGTCGGGTTCTGGGGGGGCTCGGAAATCATAGACCCGGCCGGCAAGCCGGAAATGAAGCTTCCCTACTTCGAGGAAGCGCTGCAGACGGCCGAAATCTCGCTCGGCAAAGTGCGCCGGGCGCGCCTGCGGACTCCGCTTCTCCGGGATGAAAAACTGGATTTTGCCATAAACGAGCTTCTGCGCATCCGGGGCGGCAACCACTCCGCGCAGCCTCCAAAACTATCCAGAGAAAAAACTGCCCCTAAACGCCGCAAGGTGAAAAGATGA
- the rsmI gene encoding 16S rRNA (cytidine(1402)-2'-O)-methyltransferase gives MALFLVATPIGNLEDLTHRAERILKESDVVAAEDTRHTGRLLARLGIKAKLISFHEQNEEKRAPEILELLKEGKNVALVSDAGTPGVSDPGFVLVHACHQNEIPVYAVPGPSAVLAALTTSGLPTNRFLFEGFLPKKPGKRRKRLEALRELDATLVFFESPYRLVKFLEELKQSLGNRRAAVARELTKKFEETRTGELSTLVEYYSGHPPKGEITVVVEGVQTGAGD, from the coding sequence GTGGCGCTTTTTTTGGTCGCCACCCCCATCGGCAATCTCGAAGATTTGACCCATCGAGCTGAACGAATTCTGAAAGAGTCGGACGTCGTCGCCGCCGAGGACACCCGCCATACCGGCCGGCTTTTGGCCCGGCTTGGAATCAAAGCCAAACTGATTTCTTTTCACGAGCAGAATGAAGAAAAAAGAGCTCCGGAAATTCTGGAGCTTTTGAAGGAAGGGAAAAACGTCGCCCTGGTTTCCGACGCCGGCACCCCGGGGGTTTCCGACCCCGGTTTTGTTCTGGTGCACGCCTGCCATCAAAACGAAATCCCGGTCTACGCCGTCCCCGGCCCTTCGGCTGTCCTCGCAGCATTGACAACCTCGGGTCTTCCGACTAACCGTTTCTTGTTCGAGGGGTTTTTGCCCAAAAAACCGGGAAAGCGTAGAAAACGGCTGGAAGCCCTGCGGGAACTGGACGCCACGCTTGTTTTTTTTGAGTCCCCCTACCGGCTTGTGAAATTTCTCGAGGAGTTGAAACAATCCCTCGGCAATCGCCGCGCGGCCGTGGCCCGGGAGCTGACCAAGAAATTTGAGGAAACCAGAACCGGAGAGTTGAGCACACTCGTCGAATATTATTCGGGTCATCCCCCCAAGGGGGAAATCACCGTGGTGGTGGAAGGAGTCCAAACTGGAGCCGGCGATTAG